From the genome of Deltaproteobacteria bacterium:
CTCTCGCCATGAAAAATAAAGTGAATGAAATCACCATTGAATCACTGGCCTATGGCGGATCCGGTGTGGGAAGGCTTGACGGCAAGGCTGTTTTTGTTCCCCTGACGGCGCCCGGAGACCGTGTCGCCTTTCGCAGGGTAAAGGAGAAAAAGGGCTACATAGAGGGTGAACAGGTGGAACTTAAAGAAGCGTCATCACTTCGCCGCGAGCCCCCCTGCCCTGTCTGCGGCCAATGCGGAGGCTGTTCCTGGCAGCATCTGCCTTATGCTGAACAGGTGAGCGCCAAGGAAAGCATATTCCGGGAGACCCTATGGCGGCTCGGTACTGTTGAAAAAGAGTGCATAAAGCCCATCATCGCCGCCCCCCTTGAATGGAACTACCGTAACAGGGCCCAGTTCAGGATACGCTTTGTGGAAGGCAGGCTCCATATCGGTTTTTACCGCCGCAAGAGCCATTTTGTTATCGACATTGACCAATGCCCCCTCATGTCTCCCCTTATCAACAAAGTGATAGGAGAAATGAAGAAGACTCTTTTTAATGCCCCCTTCCGGGAGCGCATGCCCCGGATTGACATTGCAGCAAATGAGGATGACGACAGGGCTGTGGCCATTATTCATCTCACCTCTCCCCCTTCGGACGAAGATATGAAATATACAAAAGAAAGGCTTTCCCCAATAGAGGGTCTTTCGGGACTTTTCATTCAGACAGCGAAGGGAAACAGGCTAAAAAAGGTATTTGCAGAAGGAAAGGGAAAGCTTAACTACACACTGGAAACAGACCATCAACCCCTTAGCCTCACCTTTTCTCCCGGTGGCTTTACCCAGGTCAACTACGCCCAGAACAGAAGACTTATAGAAGAAACCATAAAGTGGGTAAAAAAATGGAACCCCCAAAAGGTGATCGACCTCTACTGCGGTATAGGCAACTTTTCATTGCCTCTCGCTCTTTACGCAAAAGAGGTAACCGCCGTTGAAGATTATGAAAAAGCAGTGGAAGACGGTAAAAACAACGCTAAAGACAACAGGATTGATAATTGCCGCTTTATCAAGGGGAACGTATCAAAATTGGCAAGGCAGTTATTTGACGGCAAGCCTGACATGGTCATCATCGATCCTCCCAGAGAGGGAGCGGCCCAGGCCGTAAAAATGCTCGTAGAAAGAGGAATCCCCCGACTCATCTACATCTCCTGCAATCCCACCACACTGGCAAGAGATCTTCGCTATCTCACCCGTGGAGGCTACAAGATCGTCAGCAGCCAGGCTGTCGATCTTTTTCCGCAAACTTATCATATCGAGTCCATTACCGTAGCGGAGAAGATGGCTTTTTAAGGGGAAAGCAATCTTTCCTGCCCTATCCGGATCTCCTCAATGTAAACCTTCATCCCTTCCTCACTTCTGGAGTCAGTATGTCAAAAATATAAAAAGCGATTCCCCGGTAAACTTAACGCCTGGAAAAGAGTCCTC
Proteins encoded in this window:
- the rlmD gene encoding 23S rRNA (uracil(1939)-C(5))-methyltransferase RlmD, with protein sequence MKNKVNEITIESLAYGGSGVGRLDGKAVFVPLTAPGDRVAFRRVKEKKGYIEGEQVELKEASSLRREPPCPVCGQCGGCSWQHLPYAEQVSAKESIFRETLWRLGTVEKECIKPIIAAPLEWNYRNRAQFRIRFVEGRLHIGFYRRKSHFVIDIDQCPLMSPLINKVIGEMKKTLFNAPFRERMPRIDIAANEDDDRAVAIIHLTSPPSDEDMKYTKERLSPIEGLSGLFIQTAKGNRLKKVFAEGKGKLNYTLETDHQPLSLTFSPGGFTQVNYAQNRRLIEETIKWVKKWNPQKVIDLYCGIGNFSLPLALYAKEVTAVEDYEKAVEDGKNNAKDNRIDNCRFIKGNVSKLARQLFDGKPDMVIIDPPREGAAQAVKMLVERGIPRLIYISCNPTTLARDLRYLTRGGYKIVSSQAVDLFPQTYHIESITVAEKMAF